Proteins encoded together in one Salmo trutta chromosome 3, fSalTru1.1, whole genome shotgun sequence window:
- the LOC115186570 gene encoding cingulin isoform X1 has translation MSTPSGRKSPVDYGVQIRFINDSGGGLPSTQLRSKPPSTSKYGVAVRVQGIAGQPYVVMKDGGPKGDSYGVQLRTHYPPSYGSLPRRRDGEGGEGEGGEGQGGALRRAQSHGSLLESEGGGGFGRPPGDGRSGSYGNLDGGIGVAEERTDRGGVREGGMGRNIMCGSYQSGLNGSLGRGGGSQYAPDLHPSQTERPPLTMAHPQSLPYPAQPHPQTPVNRLISRFDGSSSTREQQRGRSPVAEDPRDTISPSLAPNPYSSSSPSLTPNPYSSPSPSLTPNPYSSPPSSTHSSLGRGQGSVSKATPHPANQRAPPGRFVAVETTSANWTDPLVTPDLLLQSSEVTSEEEQVMQTIYSVLREGTSESDSVIRHKVWVIFQKIQGLKPSENSGEEWRREKRDLERKMMELQTSLQEERRGSVGSSDPVLKAELESCLDENMQLQETVDRAKTELHQTHSELSQLRMARESAESRVREMEDRLVELQEELRTENCNKTDLVMCQASLSEVSMLKQKLEDSLRQRERELTALKGALKDEVATHDKEIETLREQYSTDMERLRSTMEQVSQSQAGIESERLRVNASVRTLQQQLEDCRDESGHWMTQFHSTRDELRTTKQEMLQARLEKEELEEELNEVQERVNTMKQQIPDPSHTHTLNQELQSLRADLQQAQSEAEKKRAELDKKVMEVISLKKTNQEQEAELKYEMDRLRGQSNRAKEDLAKAQERTKQLPDPSVVSGLQSELTDARGERDRLGEKLSSTEQELQSNTERLARTQTELNALRDSQQEQEAANTRLREKLSRLESQLASSASESSEAELSLQAELRGLRQELDEARRGASRLGQDHRQLSLRLEEREKERDQLTQTNTQLEEQRRQQERSLDNLNKEFESLFQSSGEEVQVLRAQLEEQRERSRRETQEAQRQGNDRLVELERSQTSLKRLEEEASRQKKELLSVVEERDNVQLDKELLTNRLHHLEAELENSRSSFTDKSRELRSTEDKMKRLELELEEEKGSVELLTDRVTRTRDQMEQLRSELMQERSSRQDLELDKNALERHMKELKTRVSDMEGQSRSSVGVAQLESKVHELEERLHSEDREKNSMLSSQRRLEKKLKELNFTLEEERQQHTEQRDQLSLRVKALKRQVDEGETEVERMEGLRRKAQREMEEQMELKEALQGRVTVLETELKRKVHQAQRQALDSSALSSDEDDEALYDPSSITSILTGSNLHTSSC, from the exons aTGAGTACTCCGTCAGGTCGTAAGAGCCCCGTGGACTACGGCGTTCAGATCCGCTTCATCAACGACTCAGGAGGAGGGCTCCCCTCGACCCAGCTGAGATCCAAGCCCCCCTCCACCTCTAAGTACGGGGTGGCTGTCAGGGTCCAGGGCATCGCTGGACAGCCCTATGTGGTTATGAAGGACGGGGGCCCAAAAGGAGATTCGTATGGGGTGCAGCTCCGTACCCACTACCCCCCGAGTTACGGCAGTCTGCCCCgcaggagagacggagaggggggagagggagaggggggagaagggcaGGGAGGGGCGTTACGCAGGGCACAGTCACATGGTTCATTACTGGAgagtgaggggggaggaggatttgGGAGACCACCAGGGGATGGGAGGTCTGGTAGCTATGGGAACCTGGATGGAGGGATTGGGGTCGCGGAAGAGAGAACAgatagaggaggggtgagggaggggggtaTGGGGAGGAATATAATGTGTGGGTCGTATCAGTCCGGGCTCAACGGGTcactggggaggggaggggggagtcaGTATGCCCCTGACCTCCATCCTTCCCAAACAGAGCGGCCCCCCCTGACCATGGCACACCCCCAGAGCCTGCCTTACCCAGCACAGCCCCACCCCCAGACCCCCGTCAACAGACTGATCAGCAGGTTTGACGGCAGCAGCAGTACCAGAGAACAACAGAGGGGGCGCTCTCCTGTAGCAGAGGACCCTAGAGACACCATCTCCCCTTCCCTTGCCCCCAACCCCTACTCTTCCTCTTCACCGTCTCTCACCCCCAACCCCTACTCCTCCCCttcaccctctctcacccccaacccctactcctcccctccctcctccactcacaGCAGCCTGGGGCGGGGCCAAGGCTCCGTCAGCAAGGCAACGCCCCACCCAGCCAATCAGCGGGCTCCGCCGGGGAGGTTTGTTGCTGTGGAGACGACGTCAGCCAATTGGACAGACCCGCTG GTGACCCCTGACCTTCTGCTTCAGAGTTCAGAGGTCACCAGTGAGGAGGAGCAGGTCATGCAGACCATCTACAGCGTCCTCAGAGAAGG GACTAGTGAGAGTGACTCAGTCATCAGACACAAAGTCTGGGTGATCTTCCAGAAGATCCAGGGACTCAAG cCCAGTGAGAACTCTggtgaggagtggaggagagaaaagagggatcTGGAGAGGAAGATGATGGAGCTACAGACCTCtctacaggaggagaggagg ggcTCTGTGGGCAGCTCTGACCCTGTGTTAAAGGCAGAGCTGGAGTCATGTCTGGATGAGAACATGCAGCTCCAGGAGACTGTGGACAGGGCGAAGACTGAACTACACCAGACACACTCTGA GCTGAGTCAGTTGCGCATGGCGAGAGAGAGTGCTGAGTCCAGAGTCAGAGAGATGGAGGACCGACTGGTTGAGCTACAGGAGGAGCTGAGGACAGAGAACTGCAACAAgacg GACCTGGTGATGTGTCAAGCGTCTCTGTCGGAGGTGTCCATGTTGAAGCAGAAGCTGGAGGATtctctgagacagagagagagggagctgacgGCCCTGAAGGGAGCTCTGAAGGACGAGGTGGCCACGCACGACAAAGAGATCGAGACACTTCGAGAACAGTACAGCACTGACATGGAGAGATTGAGGAGTACCATGGAGCAGGtctcacag tctcagGCGGGTATCGAGTCAGAGCGGTTGCGTGTGAATGCGTCGGTGCGTACTCTACAGCAGCAGCTGGAAGACTGCAGGGACGAGAGTGGCCACTGGATGACGCAGTTCCACAGTACTAGAGATGAACTACGGACCACCAAACAGGA GATGCTGCAGGCTCGTCTGGAGAAAGAGGAGCTTGAGGAAGAACTGAACGAAGTACAGGAGAGAGTCAACACCATGAAACAGCAGATACCAGAccccagtcatacacacacactcaaccag GAGCTGCAGAGTTTGCGTGCCGATCTGCAGCAGGCCCAATCAGAGGCAGAGAAGAAAAGGGCGGAGCTCGATAAAAAGGTCATGGAGGTAATCTCCCTGAAGAAGACCAACCAGGAGCAGGAGGCGGAGCTTAAGTATGAGATGGACAGGCTGAGGGGCCAATCAAATCGGGCCAAAGAGGATCTGGCCAAAGCCCAGGAGAGAACCAAAcag CTCCCTGACCCGTCGGTAGTGTCTGGCCTGCAGTCAGAGCTGACTGATGCTcgtggggagagagacagactgggagAGAAACTCTCCAGCACTGAGCAGGAGCTGCAGTCAAACACAGAGCGGCTGGCCAGAACCCAGACAGAACTAAACGCTCTCAGAGACTCACAGCAGGAGCAGGAGGCAGCTAACACACGCCTCCGAGAGAAACTCTCACGTCTGGAG TCTCAGctggcttccagtgcatcagagAGTTCGGAGGCAGAGCTGTCCCTCCAGGCGGAGTTGAGGGGGCTGAGGCAGGAGCTTGACGAGGCCAGGAGAGGAGCCTCTCGGCTGGGCCAGGACCACCGGCAGCTCAGCCTGCgtctggaggagagggagaaggagagggaccagctcacacagaccaacacacagctggaggaacagaggagacagcaggagcggtccCTGGACAACCTCAATAAggag TTTGAGTCTCTGTTCCAGTCGTCTGGTGAGGAGGTGCAGGTTCTCAGGGCCCAgctggaggaacagagagagagatctcgcAGGGAGACACAGGAGGCCCAGAGGCAGGGCAACGACAGACTGGTAGAACTGGAGAGGAGCCAGACCTCCCTCaagagactggaggaggag GCGTCCCGTCAGAAGAAGGAGCTGCTGTCTGTGGTTGAGGAGAGAGACAATGTTCAGCTGGACAAGGAGCTGCTCACCAACCGCCTGCACCACCTAGAGGCTGAACTGGAAAACAGCAGGAGCAGCTTCACAGACAAGAGCAGGGAGCTCCGCAGCACGGAGGACAAGATGAAAcgactggagctggagctggaggaggagaagggatcTGTGGAGCTACTCACTGACAGAGTCACCAGGACCagagaccag ATGGAGCAGCTGCGTTCAGAGCTGATGCAGGAGAGATCCTCCAGACAGGACCTGGAGCTGGACAAGAATGCCCTAGAAAGACAT atgaaggAGTTGAAGACCAGAGTATCTGATATGGAGGGTCAGTCTCGCTCCTCTGTAGGAGTGGCTCAGCTGGAGAGTAAAGTTCATGAGTTGGAGGAACGCCTCCACAGCGAGGATAG gGAGAAGAACTCCATGTTGTCGTCTCAGCGTCGCCTGGAGAAGAAACTGAAGGAGCTCAATTTTACCCTGGAGgaagagagacaacaacacacagaacagagagaccag CTGTCTCTGCGTGTGAAGGCTCTGAAGAGACAGGTGgatgagggggagacagaggtagagaggatggagggattgaGGAGGAAGgcccagagagagatggaggaacagatgGAACTAAAGGAGGCCTTGCAGGGCAGAGTCACCGTGCTGGAGACTGAGCTCAA GAGGAAGGTGCATCAGGCGCAGCGTCAGGCCCTGGACTCGTCGGCTCTGAGCTCTGACGAAGATGATGAAGCCCTGTATGACCCCTCCAGCATCACGTCCATCCTCACTGGGAGCAACCTTCACACCAGCTCCTGCTAG
- the LOC115186570 gene encoding cingulin isoform X2: MSTPSGRKSPVDYGVQIRFINDSGGGLPSTQLRSKPPSTSKYGVAVRVQGIAGQPYVVMKDGGPKGDSYGVQLRTHYPPSYGSLPRRRDGEGGEGEGGEGQGGALRRAQSHGSLLESEGGGGFGRPPGDGRSGSYGNLDGGIGVAEERTDRGGVREGGMGRNIMCGSYQSGLNGSLGRGGGSQYAPDLHPSQTERPPLTMAHPQSLPYPAQPHPQTPVNRLISRFDGSSSTREQQRGRSPVAEDPRDTISPSLAPNPYSSSSPSLTPNPYSSPSPSLTPNPYSSPPSSTHSSLGRGQGSVSKATPHPANQRAPPGRFVAVETTSANWTDPLSSEVTSEEEQVMQTIYSVLREGTSESDSVIRHKVWVIFQKIQGLKPSENSGEEWRREKRDLERKMMELQTSLQEERRGSVGSSDPVLKAELESCLDENMQLQETVDRAKTELHQTHSELSQLRMARESAESRVREMEDRLVELQEELRTENCNKTDLVMCQASLSEVSMLKQKLEDSLRQRERELTALKGALKDEVATHDKEIETLREQYSTDMERLRSTMEQVSQSQAGIESERLRVNASVRTLQQQLEDCRDESGHWMTQFHSTRDELRTTKQEMLQARLEKEELEEELNEVQERVNTMKQQIPDPSHTHTLNQELQSLRADLQQAQSEAEKKRAELDKKVMEVISLKKTNQEQEAELKYEMDRLRGQSNRAKEDLAKAQERTKQLPDPSVVSGLQSELTDARGERDRLGEKLSSTEQELQSNTERLARTQTELNALRDSQQEQEAANTRLREKLSRLESQLASSASESSEAELSLQAELRGLRQELDEARRGASRLGQDHRQLSLRLEEREKERDQLTQTNTQLEEQRRQQERSLDNLNKEFESLFQSSGEEVQVLRAQLEEQRERSRRETQEAQRQGNDRLVELERSQTSLKRLEEEASRQKKELLSVVEERDNVQLDKELLTNRLHHLEAELENSRSSFTDKSRELRSTEDKMKRLELELEEEKGSVELLTDRVTRTRDQMEQLRSELMQERSSRQDLELDKNALERHMKELKTRVSDMEGQSRSSVGVAQLESKVHELEERLHSEDREKNSMLSSQRRLEKKLKELNFTLEEERQQHTEQRDQLSLRVKALKRQVDEGETEVERMEGLRRKAQREMEEQMELKEALQGRVTVLETELKRKVHQAQRQALDSSALSSDEDDEALYDPSSITSILTGSNLHTSSC, translated from the exons aTGAGTACTCCGTCAGGTCGTAAGAGCCCCGTGGACTACGGCGTTCAGATCCGCTTCATCAACGACTCAGGAGGAGGGCTCCCCTCGACCCAGCTGAGATCCAAGCCCCCCTCCACCTCTAAGTACGGGGTGGCTGTCAGGGTCCAGGGCATCGCTGGACAGCCCTATGTGGTTATGAAGGACGGGGGCCCAAAAGGAGATTCGTATGGGGTGCAGCTCCGTACCCACTACCCCCCGAGTTACGGCAGTCTGCCCCgcaggagagacggagaggggggagagggagaggggggagaagggcaGGGAGGGGCGTTACGCAGGGCACAGTCACATGGTTCATTACTGGAgagtgaggggggaggaggatttgGGAGACCACCAGGGGATGGGAGGTCTGGTAGCTATGGGAACCTGGATGGAGGGATTGGGGTCGCGGAAGAGAGAACAgatagaggaggggtgagggaggggggtaTGGGGAGGAATATAATGTGTGGGTCGTATCAGTCCGGGCTCAACGGGTcactggggaggggaggggggagtcaGTATGCCCCTGACCTCCATCCTTCCCAAACAGAGCGGCCCCCCCTGACCATGGCACACCCCCAGAGCCTGCCTTACCCAGCACAGCCCCACCCCCAGACCCCCGTCAACAGACTGATCAGCAGGTTTGACGGCAGCAGCAGTACCAGAGAACAACAGAGGGGGCGCTCTCCTGTAGCAGAGGACCCTAGAGACACCATCTCCCCTTCCCTTGCCCCCAACCCCTACTCTTCCTCTTCACCGTCTCTCACCCCCAACCCCTACTCCTCCCCttcaccctctctcacccccaacccctactcctcccctccctcctccactcacaGCAGCCTGGGGCGGGGCCAAGGCTCCGTCAGCAAGGCAACGCCCCACCCAGCCAATCAGCGGGCTCCGCCGGGGAGGTTTGTTGCTGTGGAGACGACGTCAGCCAATTGGACAGACCCGCTG AGTTCAGAGGTCACCAGTGAGGAGGAGCAGGTCATGCAGACCATCTACAGCGTCCTCAGAGAAGG GACTAGTGAGAGTGACTCAGTCATCAGACACAAAGTCTGGGTGATCTTCCAGAAGATCCAGGGACTCAAG cCCAGTGAGAACTCTggtgaggagtggaggagagaaaagagggatcTGGAGAGGAAGATGATGGAGCTACAGACCTCtctacaggaggagaggagg ggcTCTGTGGGCAGCTCTGACCCTGTGTTAAAGGCAGAGCTGGAGTCATGTCTGGATGAGAACATGCAGCTCCAGGAGACTGTGGACAGGGCGAAGACTGAACTACACCAGACACACTCTGA GCTGAGTCAGTTGCGCATGGCGAGAGAGAGTGCTGAGTCCAGAGTCAGAGAGATGGAGGACCGACTGGTTGAGCTACAGGAGGAGCTGAGGACAGAGAACTGCAACAAgacg GACCTGGTGATGTGTCAAGCGTCTCTGTCGGAGGTGTCCATGTTGAAGCAGAAGCTGGAGGATtctctgagacagagagagagggagctgacgGCCCTGAAGGGAGCTCTGAAGGACGAGGTGGCCACGCACGACAAAGAGATCGAGACACTTCGAGAACAGTACAGCACTGACATGGAGAGATTGAGGAGTACCATGGAGCAGGtctcacag tctcagGCGGGTATCGAGTCAGAGCGGTTGCGTGTGAATGCGTCGGTGCGTACTCTACAGCAGCAGCTGGAAGACTGCAGGGACGAGAGTGGCCACTGGATGACGCAGTTCCACAGTACTAGAGATGAACTACGGACCACCAAACAGGA GATGCTGCAGGCTCGTCTGGAGAAAGAGGAGCTTGAGGAAGAACTGAACGAAGTACAGGAGAGAGTCAACACCATGAAACAGCAGATACCAGAccccagtcatacacacacactcaaccag GAGCTGCAGAGTTTGCGTGCCGATCTGCAGCAGGCCCAATCAGAGGCAGAGAAGAAAAGGGCGGAGCTCGATAAAAAGGTCATGGAGGTAATCTCCCTGAAGAAGACCAACCAGGAGCAGGAGGCGGAGCTTAAGTATGAGATGGACAGGCTGAGGGGCCAATCAAATCGGGCCAAAGAGGATCTGGCCAAAGCCCAGGAGAGAACCAAAcag CTCCCTGACCCGTCGGTAGTGTCTGGCCTGCAGTCAGAGCTGACTGATGCTcgtggggagagagacagactgggagAGAAACTCTCCAGCACTGAGCAGGAGCTGCAGTCAAACACAGAGCGGCTGGCCAGAACCCAGACAGAACTAAACGCTCTCAGAGACTCACAGCAGGAGCAGGAGGCAGCTAACACACGCCTCCGAGAGAAACTCTCACGTCTGGAG TCTCAGctggcttccagtgcatcagagAGTTCGGAGGCAGAGCTGTCCCTCCAGGCGGAGTTGAGGGGGCTGAGGCAGGAGCTTGACGAGGCCAGGAGAGGAGCCTCTCGGCTGGGCCAGGACCACCGGCAGCTCAGCCTGCgtctggaggagagggagaaggagagggaccagctcacacagaccaacacacagctggaggaacagaggagacagcaggagcggtccCTGGACAACCTCAATAAggag TTTGAGTCTCTGTTCCAGTCGTCTGGTGAGGAGGTGCAGGTTCTCAGGGCCCAgctggaggaacagagagagagatctcgcAGGGAGACACAGGAGGCCCAGAGGCAGGGCAACGACAGACTGGTAGAACTGGAGAGGAGCCAGACCTCCCTCaagagactggaggaggag GCGTCCCGTCAGAAGAAGGAGCTGCTGTCTGTGGTTGAGGAGAGAGACAATGTTCAGCTGGACAAGGAGCTGCTCACCAACCGCCTGCACCACCTAGAGGCTGAACTGGAAAACAGCAGGAGCAGCTTCACAGACAAGAGCAGGGAGCTCCGCAGCACGGAGGACAAGATGAAAcgactggagctggagctggaggaggagaagggatcTGTGGAGCTACTCACTGACAGAGTCACCAGGACCagagaccag ATGGAGCAGCTGCGTTCAGAGCTGATGCAGGAGAGATCCTCCAGACAGGACCTGGAGCTGGACAAGAATGCCCTAGAAAGACAT atgaaggAGTTGAAGACCAGAGTATCTGATATGGAGGGTCAGTCTCGCTCCTCTGTAGGAGTGGCTCAGCTGGAGAGTAAAGTTCATGAGTTGGAGGAACGCCTCCACAGCGAGGATAG gGAGAAGAACTCCATGTTGTCGTCTCAGCGTCGCCTGGAGAAGAAACTGAAGGAGCTCAATTTTACCCTGGAGgaagagagacaacaacacacagaacagagagaccag CTGTCTCTGCGTGTGAAGGCTCTGAAGAGACAGGTGgatgagggggagacagaggtagagaggatggagggattgaGGAGGAAGgcccagagagagatggaggaacagatgGAACTAAAGGAGGCCTTGCAGGGCAGAGTCACCGTGCTGGAGACTGAGCTCAA GAGGAAGGTGCATCAGGCGCAGCGTCAGGCCCTGGACTCGTCGGCTCTGAGCTCTGACGAAGATGATGAAGCCCTGTATGACCCCTCCAGCATCACGTCCATCCTCACTGGGAGCAACCTTCACACCAGCTCCTGCTAG